A genomic stretch from Plasmodium cynomolgi strain B DNA, chromosome 8, whole genome shotgun sequence includes:
- a CDS encoding hypothetical protein (putative) → MEKKIGCVYKIKESRRGKGLCKPTDEAKKKGARLRYFNDKQENAASVVGDAASVARDEASVPGDAASVPGDEASMPGDEASMPGDEASVPGDEASVPGDAARMPGEAASVLGDSNCSTEAHSYAKSRGMNRFEAPQWSSHVDDPLCSHFKLRSDEGDSYLNNIDVNDESDPVKRESEGQLRSSGLLPETAYQRQRQGGMSREADQMHSSIGGENEIVHMGISFSEEVPLRGRTEEDRECSGGDAAYSVYATCAMYTDGRLEDVDWVDAALAGADSNTANNTANCARGSHFVESDQEEGLGGMNPPEENDKQADSEDDNEIKKILDVLQNLKKYNFDDTANFDNDALYEPFDDDAEDEETGKSIMDPFVQERNAPFLESEYVFNDPTGEGATNGEAAINGEGATNGEGAINGEGAINGEGATNGEAFASAAEGYTANDSNEHEYLDLQKIKEKYRRYNFSLSDVDEEEGGEAENVEESRQSKGYTITVAEESYQRKEKEPTVNAHEGDVGGEDEKGDRNDVSAEDCEPNVETTKAESIPNEKKNNQNRVELHECNSATESGVPSGKDEVEREEKIRRKKLLKQNICSLNNKGRDSQNGGGDFDAKGGAQNGGTWTNANLHNQAEIKEGMGNPPYGDLSEEVRNIINSNESDGEDENLLEFDHYLSKLHNLKSLLRQEVSQSDEDVGGEAVQPRGEQVHTAEGGREGEEEAEGEEEAEGEEEAEGEEEAEGEEDEVEGDAAVDADDVDADDVDNLDDSNDADNAAAPDDWPNSTPPKELPRARSRKRGPPGEATVESMVEGTVESTVEVTAEGTAQAQPIQVELFAERNIQLKREVKNLQREMTRYKKMEKTFHKNKEKYKTKLTIIREYEKKIDHMIMDLKKLKDTCTSKEKKLARFEEVIKYMNEQFAMSKIQFESKMNEYVLFLKKKDSEIYMLKEIIKEKEKIVTFNESILKQYKNDIDDMLRQNIERVEHVKTKLKTQQELITEKESKIKTLEQDVRSYSDQLNQMDNKMKKMMYQREMEEEKWKEVESNYQKEKKKNENLTNQVEQLGRENKDLHYKVENLLQSEKNIMNGKVELAENQKVLSMENEKMKKERDVLLNEKAQMQEQCNLLTTENGKMNEQIGTLQREKNEQDREIAKLKEDAINLREKFSKLEEKHSKLKEEKDEIEGKSLTQKGEKDTLQNALEETKHKMEDCMKENGKLKGMLDEMTSQNEQLFSKKEQEEQRMREHIKDMEDKLEEYNTLYCKEKEVIQNLNKEKNKFIKECERLKSRNKKIISKLKENEMKNKEKMDEMEEEKNQSVQKEKNNFTQKVHSLEEAFQSTYNELQDEKNSLKEELHDFKMANEDLKKKAQDLLNVNEVLIKEMKTYNEEKEKFIKGLKNIKLAYLKMRTENEQLKKDAFAFIKKDVEENYVPLSAHNQILQEQKNLAVEKDTLQAQLKEKETLIEKLHKDKTDLGESLTRLSKENEELSTNIRVKNKITEDVTANVEKLKTDLTSKDEEVKKKVLEVKKIERDYKKLLDDYKSEKKSLISKYENELDDYLRKCELAHAKYKKCEEEVRSVYKDNEYECKIKDVVEEKDKEVHAIQRRCKELHEDNNMNKNEIAKLNKLLEDANKKIKKRDMEMYILLEENKKQKEKAAKKMTKVNELLNNLQKEYTDNIP, encoded by the exons atggagaaaaaaattgggtgtgtttataaaattaaggaGAGCAGGAGGGGAAAAGGTTTGTGTAAGCCAACtgatgaagcaaaaaagaagggggcgCGGTTACGTTACTTTAATGATAAACAGGAGAATGCAGCTAGTGTGGTTGGTGACGCAGCTAGTGTGGCTCGTGATGAAGCTAGCGTGCCTGGTGATGCAGCCAGCGTGCCTGGTGATGAAGCCAGCATGCCTGGTGATGAAGCCAGCATGCCTGGTGATGAAGCCAGCGTGCCTGGTGATGAAGCCAGCGTGCCTGGTGATGCAGCCAGAATGCCTGGTGAAGCAGCCAGCGTGCTTGGCGATTCCAATTGTAGTACCGAAGCCCACTCCTATGCCAAGAGCAGAGGCATGAACCGTTTTGAAGCCCCACAGTGGAGTAGCCATGTGGACGATCCACTGTGTAGCCATTTCAAACTAAGAAGTGATGAAGGAGACAGTTACCTGAACAACATAGATGTGAATGACGAATCAGATCcggtaaaaagggaaagtgaAGGACAGCTTCGTTCTTCCGGTCTGCTGCCTGAGACTGCATATCAGAGGCAAAGACAGGGAGGCATGTCAAGAGAGGCTGATCAGATGCACAGCTCAATTGGGggagaaaacgaaattgTGCACATGGGTATCAGCTTTTCTGAGGAGGTACCCCTGAGGGGAAGAACCGAAGAAGATCGCGAATGCAGTGGTGGTGACGCCGCGTATTCTGTGTACGCTACGTGTGCCATGTACACAGATGGAAGGTTGGAGGATGTCGATTGGGTCGATGCTGCTTTGGCAGGTGCCGACTCGAACACTGCGAACAATACCGCCAACTGCGCACGCGGCTCCCATTTCGTAGAGAGTGACCAGGAGGAGGGACTCGGAGGAATGAACCCTCCCGAAGAGAACGACAAACAGGCAGACAGTGAAGACGacaacgaaataaaaaagatattaGACGTGTTgcagaatttaaaaaaatataattttgatgATACAGCCAATTTCGATAACGATGCACTTTACGAACCATTTGATGATGACGCGGAAGATGAAGAGACGGGAAAGAGTATAATGGACCCGTTTGTTCAAGAGAGGaacgccccttttttggagaGCGAGTATGTTTTTAACGACCCTACTGGTGAGGGTGCTACGAATGGTGAGGCTGCTATCAATGGTGAGGGTGCTACCAATGGTGAGGGTGCTATCAATGGTGAGGGTGCTATCAATGGTGAGGGTGCTACCAATGGTGAGGCATTTGCCTCTGCTGCGGAGGGCTATACCGCTAATGACAGTAACGAGCACGAGTACCTAGACCTGCAAAAGATAAAGGAGAAGTACAGGAGGTATAACTTCTCGCTAAGCGATgttgatgaggaggagggaggGGAGGCCGAAAACGTGGAGGAATCGAGGCAGTCAAAGGGATACACCATCACAGTGGCAGAAGAAAGCTACCAACGTAAGGAAAAGGAACCCACTGTTAATGCGCACGAGGGTGATGTAGGGGGGGAAGACGAGAAGGGTGACAGAAACGACGTCTCAG CCGAAGATTGCGAGCCGAACGTGGAGACGACAAAAGCGGAATCCATcccaaacgaaaaaaagaacaaccaGAATAGAGTTGAACTACACGAATGCAACAGTGCAACCGAGTCGGGTGTGCCATCTGGCAAAGACGAAGTCGAACGAGAGGAGAAgataagaaggaaaaaattgctcaaGCAAAACATCTGTAGCTTAAACAATAAGGGGAGAGATAGCCAGAATGGTGGTGGCGATTTTGACGCAAAGGGTGGAGCGCAGAATGGAGGCACTTGGACGAATGCTAACTTGCACAACCAGGCGGAGATCAAGGAGGGCATGGGGAACCCCCCATATGGGGACCTCTCGGAGGAAGTGAGGAACATAATAAACTCAAATGAGAGTGATGGGGAGGATGAGAATCTCTTGGAGTTTGACCACTACTTGAGCAAATTGCACAATTTGAAGAGTCTGCTTCGACAGGAGGTCAGTCAGAGTGATGAAGATGTggggggtgaagcggtgCAGCCACGGGGCGAGCAGGTGCACACTGCCGAGGGGGGGcgggaaggagaggaagaagcagaaggagaggaagaagcagaaggagaggaagaagcagaaggagaagaagaagcagaaggagaggaagacgaAGTTGAGGGAGACGCCGCCGTGGATGCAGACGATGTGGACGCAGACGATGTGGACAATTTGGACGACTCGAATGACGCGGACAATGCGGCCGCTCCAGACGACTGGCCCAATTCAACCCCCCCGAAGGAGCTTCCCCGCGCAAGGTCGCGTAAGAGGGGCCCCCCCGGAGAGGCGACAGTCGAGTCGATGGTCGAGGGGACGGTCGAGTCTACGGTCGAGGTGACGGCCGAGGGGACGGCCCAGGCGCAGCCGATCCAAGTGGAGCTGTTCGCCGAAAGGAACATCCAACTCAaaagggaagtaaaaaatctACAAAGAGAAATGACcaggtataaaaaaatggaaaaaacatttcacaaaaataaagaaaaatataaaacaaaattaacaataaTTAGAGAATACGAAAAGAAAATCGATCACATGATAATGGACctaaagaaattaaaagacaCATGTacaagcaaagaaaaaaagttggcaAGGTTTGAAGaagtaataaaatatatgaatgaaCAATTTGCCATGAGTAAAATCCAGTttgaaagcaaaatgaatgaatatGTTTtgttcctaaaaaaaaaggactccgaaatttatatgttaaaGGAGAttataaaggaaaaggagaaaatcgTCACCTTTAATGAAAGCATTCTGAAACAGTACAAAAACGACATCGATGATATGTTAAGGCAAAATATCGAGAGAGTGGAACATGTTAAGACGAAACTGAAGACACAACAAGAACTCAtcacagaaaaggaaagtaaaattaaaacactTGAACAGGATGTTAGGAGCTACTCCGATCAGTTGAACCAAAtggataataaaatgaagaaaatgatgtaCCAAAGAGAGATGGAGGAagagaaatggaaagaagTAGAGAGCAATTatcaaaaggagaaaaaaaaaaacgaaaatctGACTAACCAAGTGGAACAACTagggagggaaaacaaaGACTTACATTacaaagtggaaaatttgctgcagagcgaaaaaaatattatgaacgGCAAGGTAGAATTGGCTGAAAACCAAAAGGTGTTAAGCAtggagaatgaaaaaatgaaaaaggagagagaCGTGCTCCTAAATGAGAAGGCGCAAATGCAGGAGCAATGCAACCTGCTCACCAccgaaaatgggaaaatgaaCGAACAGATAGGAACACtccaaagggaaaaaaacgaacaggATAGGGAGATAGCCAAACTGAAGGAAGATGCAATTAATCTCAGGGAGAAGTTCTCCAAATTGGAAGAGAAACACTCAAAattgaaagaagaaaaagacgaAATTGAGGGGAAAAGTCTCACacagaagggagaaaaagacaCCTTGCAAAATGCGCTTGAGGAGACGAAGCACAAGATGGAAGACTGCATgaaggaaaatggaaagctGAAAGGGATGTTAGATGAAATGACCTCCCAAAATGAGCAGCTATTCTCAAAGAAGGAGCAGGAAGAACAAAGGATGAGGGAACATATCAAAGATATGGAAGACAAACTGGAAGAGTACAACACACTGTATTGTaaggaaaaggaagtgaTACAAAATCTgaacaaggagaaaaataaattcattaaaGAATGCGAACGGTTAAAAAgtaggaacaaaaaaatcatctCCAAGTtgaaggaaaacgaaatgaaaaataaagaaaaaatggatgaaatggaagaagaaaaaaatcaatctgtgcagaaagaaaaaaataatttcacaCAAAAGGTACATTCCCTGGAAGAAGCCTTCCAAAGTACATACAACGAACTGCAGGATGAGAAAAACTCTCTAAAGGAAGAACTCCATGATTTCAAAATGGCAAATgaagacttaaaaaaaaaggcccaaGATCTGCTTAACGTCAATGAGGTCCTAATCAAAGAAATGAAGACGTACAAcgaagagaaagaaaaattcattaaAGGATTGAAGAACATCAAATTGGCTTACCTCAAGATGAGAACAGAAAACGAACAGCTAAAGAAGGACGCTTTtgcatttattaaaaaggacgTGGAGGAAAACTACGTCCCCCTCTCTGCACACAACCAGATTTTACAGGAACAGAAGAATTTGGCTGTGGAGAAAGACACGCTTCAGGCGCAgctgaaggaaaaggagaccCTCATCGAAAAGCTGCATAAGGACAAAACAGACTTGGGAGAAAGTTTGACCAGACTTTCCAAGGAGAACGAGGAGCTCAGCACGAACATTCGCGTCAAGAATAAGATTACGGAGGATGTCACGGCCAACGTGGAG AAACTAAAAACTGACCTCACCAGCAAGGACgaagaagtgaagaaaaaagtgctCGAAGTTAAGAAGATAGAGCGCGACTACAAAAAGCTTCTGGACGAttacaaaagtgaaaaaaaaagtttaatttCAAAGTACGAAAACGAGCTGGACGACTACCTGCGAAAGTGTGAATTGGCCCACGCCAAGTATAAGAAGTGCGAGGAAGAGGTGAGAAGCGTCTACAAGGA CAACGAGTACGAATGCAAAATTAAGGACGTCGtggaggagaaggacaagGAGGTGCACGCCATACAGAGGAGGTGCAAGGAGCTGCACGAGGACAACAAC ATGAACAAAAACGAAATCGCCAAGCTAAACAAACTGCTGGAAGACgcaaataagaaaataaagaagagaGACATGGAAATGTACATACTGCTGGAAGAAAacaagaagcagaaggagaaggcagccaaaaaaatgaccaagGTGAACGAGCTGCTGAACAACCTGCAGAAGGAGTACACGGATAATATTCCGTGA
- a CDS encoding ATP-dependent RNA Helicase (putative), with product EKEKKRKNFHKESDPPEEEHEKQEEQEEQEEHTVTSPPGVLPPSGPSKQGKGNPSSHALILTPTRELCVQIYDQINKLCLNKLKSCILFSGINYKNAYDDIHRGVDIIIANVKTLINFVNKKYLSLTKIKYVILDEFDRLFSRQFVHSVTSILRNIRADAMKGFFSSTFSEQSCEIAKPYLNKKFIIIKVGENNVLIDKKFYILEDHAKYDYLINCVHACAPSGQGFIFCNSKKNVMILYEKLKREISLRHITFDYIYGDIDQTERLYKLDCLKKKKTQILVSTDLMARGIDIIDLNFVINYDCPNDIFVYVHRIGRCSRMNNRGQAITFIQPSEKRIAFLIYCHLNNKKEKVDQELENFIRSNNLHNDVQMKKMKRKMNDSIFDVSQKKAKHPGDNKSMLTDLAFKKMSAPSRSDEDALKNVKVFTPNDVLTSSDEDY from the exons gagaaggaaaaaaaaagaaaaaatttccacaaAGAAAGTGACCCTCCGGAAGAGGAACACGAGAAACAGGAGGAACAGGAGGAACAGGAGGAACACACAGTGACTTCTCCACCCGGGGTACTACCACCATCAGGGCCTTCCAAACAAGGTAAAGGAAACCCCTCATCCCATGCGCTGATACTAACCCCGACGAGAGAattgtgtgtgcaaatataTGACCAAATTAACAAACTCTgtttgaacaaattaaaatcgTGTATCCTATTCAGCGgaataaattacaaaaatgcatatgACGACATTCACCGAGGAGTGGACATCATAATTGCAAATGTAAAAACGttaatcaattttgttaataaaaagtaTCTCTCCCTTACGAAGATAAAGTATGTCATTTTGGACGAATTTGACCGACTTTTTTCGAGGCAGTTTGTACACTCCGTCACGTCCATACTTCGAAATATAAGGGCAGACGCGATGaagggatttttttcctccacctTTTCGGAGCAATCATGTGAAATAGCAAAGCCGTacttaaataaaaaatttatcatcaTCAAGGTGGGCGAGAACAACGTTTTAAtcgataaaaaattttacatccTAGAGGACCATgctaagtatgattatttgATCAATTGTGTGCATGCCTGTGCCCCAAGTGGCCaaggatttattttttgtaatagcaaaaaaaatgtgatgattttatatgaaaaattgaaaagggaaatctCGCTCAGGCACATAACTTTTGACTACATTTATGGAGACATAGACCAGACGGAGAGGCTATACAAATTGGATTgcttgaagaaaaagaaaacgcaaATTTTGGTCAGCACGGACCTGATGGCGCGCGGCATCGACATCATCGACTTGAACTTTGTCATCAACTACGACTGCCCCAACGACATCTTCGTTTACGTGCACAGGATAGGCAGGTGTTCCCGGATGAACAACCGGG gACAAGCCATAACGTTCATACAGCCATCcgaaaaaagaattgcctTCCTCATTTACTGCCACTtaaataacaaaaaggaaaaagtggatCAAGAGCTGGAAAACTTTATTCGCAGCAACAACCTCCATAATGATgtccaaatgaaaaaaatgaaaagaaaaatgaacgacTCCATCTTTGATGTGTCGCAGAAGAAGGCAAAACATCCGGGGGATAACAAATCCATGTTGACTGACCttgcctttaaaaaaatgtccgCACCATCCAGAAGTGATGAAGacgctttaaaaaatgtgaaggtcTTTACGCCAAATGACGTTTTGACATCCTCCGATGAGGACTAC
- a CDS encoding peptidase (putative), protein MKELEEAYNICHSGANVIEKCFFAKEVKRSINKREVRMYQLCIIHYQRSNREKIYKMACTQDDLDMSNSFYDGELKMYMSKDGSVGCLFCNEEKKRRIDLFKNETNNGKFFVTCMNNVPIGTDTHRRFFMHESFCSFNASNTLMIYSAESDDMKLKKESSFIQKKDVEILKKINNHIYTETFGEQFDYSFFNLFVYNLMDNTVKYITVKDVSGCYYSPQFIDDTSFVCLSYRTIPYRLGIYAFNVRPNDLYLCTLNDSDVEPCDRRERDGRDGKRGGIPNAGGGSQASERNRKNHIRCAYAKLSGKNFKHTAAPLVIRHDDSCVFVACLVVFAKNEESKQHLMEYSLVLIKLVKEDAKTRAKRNRGSVPQEEKHEVHMEGGFYSSGEGSDGTNEYEQAGHSTSVSTTRGGTPTPSVSASIPPSQDDICNYKKAETEVIIREGNYTGFFRGLYTNEIKGCCYPYLFLNTIFYCSKIAIAVHMFTKKIHRILIHNIYNQNDINTSIEIMCIKEDNLLVSIRNMLLNDVLVYCLFNESNINGDYVYLTNVRSYNLDFTTYESIKKKQTSIIYANVNDLSEKLFMLLSQMETSLFNEKHPYIRRKNATFNMLYESELEYQHDVQKRGLHLPNFNLFNGKNKRNLILYIHGGPYCTCLNEYRNVFIFFASCGFDVLCVNYIGSLGFSEKPKILNGHVNSIEIKDIIDTFKNFYNYFGDYENAYLYGASYGAFASCAILTKCNLFKSCCVINGIYDWVLSAHSSDVPDYFLNLCLNKSAEYDCFFSKNDYGSMYEMSPVHCVQNICAPILIVASKDDLRVSYHNSLCLYRRLRALKKKCKLFLFDDCTHSVKNMAFEETLLMNVVLWFYDYDSRKKR, encoded by the coding sequence ATGAAGGAGCTGGAGGAGGCGTACAACATATGCCACAGCGGAGCGAACGTGATCGAAAAGTGCTTCTTCGCCAAGGAGGTGAAGAGAAGTATAAACAAGCGGGAAGTGCGTATGTACCAGCTGTGCATCATCCACTACCAACGGAGCAATAGGGAAAagatttacaaaatggcaTGCACCCAAGATGACCTAGACATGAGCAATAGCTTCTATGATGGggagttaaaaatgtacatgtcGAAAGACGGCAGTGTAGGGTGCCTATTTtgtaatgaagaaaaaaaaaggagaatcgatttatttaaaaatgaaacaaacaATGGGAAATTCTTCGTCACATGTATGAATAACGTACCGATAGGTACAGACACACATAGACGCTTCTTCATGCATGAATCCTTTTGTTCCTTTAATGCCAGCAACACGCTCATGATTTACAGTGCCGAAAGTGATGACATGAAGTTGAAGAAGGAGAGTAGCtttatccaaaaaaaagatgtagaaatattaaaaaaaattaataatcaTATTTATACCGAAACGTTTGGAGAGCAGTTCGACTAttccttcttcaatttgtttgtttacAATTTGATGGACAATACAGTCAAGTACATAACTGTGAAGGATGTGTCGGGGTGTTATTATAGTCCCCAATTTATTGATGACACTTCTTTTGTGTGCCTTTCTTACCGGACCATTCCGTACCGACTGGGGATATATGCCTTTAATGTGAGACCCAACGATCTGTACCTGTGTACACTGAACGATTCGGATGTAGAGCCCTGTGACAGGAGGGAACGTGATGGGAGAGATGGAAAAAGAGGGGGAATTCCCAATGCAGGAGGAGGTAGCCAAGCGAGTGAACGTAACAGAAAGAATCATATTCGTTGTGCTTATGCCAAATTGtctggaaaaaatttcaaacaTACAGCTGCGCCGCTGGTAATTAGACACGACGATTCCTGCGTGTTCGTGGCGTGCTTAGTCGTTTTTGCTAAGAATGAGGAATCGAAGCAGCACTTGATGGAATACAGCTTAGTGCTGATAAAGTTGGTGAAGGAGGACGCCAAGACGCGGGCGAAGAGAAATCGAGGAAGCGTACcacaggaggagaagcacgAAGTGCACATGGAGGGTGGCTTCTACTCCAGTGGTGAGGGAAGTGATGGGACGAATGAATACGAGCAAGCGGGCCATTCTACAAGTGTATCCACAACAAGGGGGGGAACGCCTACCCCTTCCGTGAGTGCTTCGATTCCCCCCAGCCAAGATGACATATGCAACTATAAGAAGGCGGAAACTGAGGTGATCATTCGAGAGGGAAACTATACTGGATTTTTCCGAGGGTTATACACCAACGAAATAAAAGGGTGCTGCTACCCATACCTATTCCtaaacacaattttttattgtagcAAGATTGCCATCGCTGTGCATATGTTCACCAAGAAAATACATCGAATTTTAATTCATAACATTTACAACCAGAATGATATAAACACAAGTATCGAAATTATGTGCATAAAGGAGGATAACCTATTGGTGAGTATCCGAAATATGCTTCTTAACGACGTACTGGTGTACTGCCTATTCAACGAATCGAACATAAATGGAGATTACGTATACCTAACGAATGTACGGAGTTATAACCTTGACTTTACAACATACGAAAGtattaagaaaaaacaaacgagcATAATTTATGCCAATGTAAACGACCTATCGGAGAAGCTCTTCATGTTATTGAGCCAAATGGAAACATCACTCTTTAATGAGAAGCATCCATACatcaggagaaaaaatgccaCATTTAACATGCTATACGAGAGTGAATTAGAATATCAACATGATGTACAAAAGAGGGGCTTACATCTACCAAACTTTAATCTAttcaatggaaaaaataaaaggaaccTAATTTTGTATATCCATGGAGGACCTTACTGTACTTGTCTAAATGAGTACAGAAacgttttcatattttttgcctcctgTGGATTTGATGTGCTATGTGTTAACTATATTGGCTCGCTAGGATTTTCAGAAAaaccaaaaattttaaatgggCATGTAAATTCTATCGAAATTAAGGATATCATAGAtacgtttaaaaatttttacaattattttGGAGACTATGAGAATGCCTACCTGTACGGTGCATCTTACGGTGCCTTCGCCTCGTGTGCAATTTTAACTAAgtgtaatttatttaaaagcTGTTGTGTTATCAACGGGATATACGATTGGGTACTTTCCGCTCATTCGAGTGATGTTCCTGATTATTTCttaaatttatgtttaaaCAAGAGTGCAGAATATGATTGCTTTTTTAGTAAGAATGACTATGGCAGTATGTACGAGATGTCTCCTGTGCACTGCGTACAGAATATTTGCGCTCCTATTTTGATTGTTGCCTCCAAGGAC